A genome region from Erigeron canadensis isolate Cc75 chromosome 3, C_canadensis_v1, whole genome shotgun sequence includes the following:
- the LOC122592925 gene encoding probable quinone oxidoreductase, whose amino-acid sequence MELKPGLSAFVTGGASGIGKALCIALAEKGIFVTVVDYSEKGKEVALLLQKENLKLHSGSKFPSAIFVKCDVSNKGEVAAAFEKHLETYGGLDICINCAGIVTSVPFQQDQTDGTRSWRHAINVNLVAVIDCTHRAIKIMEAAKKPGVVINLGSASGLYPMITDPIYSSSKGGVVMFTRSLAPYKKKGIRINVLCPEFVRTDMGELVDMRYIDIMGGFVPIDTIIKGTFELITDESKAGACLWITNRRGLEYWPTPNEEAKYLLPSSKMRKRFASVTPTTVHIPQSFEKVIVHTLSNNFRGATSVVRAPLSLPIKSDHVLLKIIYAGVNASDVNFSSGSYFSGSKQEISSRLPFNAGFEGVGLIAAVGDGVKNLKVGTPAAIMTFGAYAEFAMVPSKHILPVVRPDPEVVAMLTSGLTASISLEKAAQMESGKTVLVTAAAGGTGQFAVQLAKLAGNKVVATCGGKDKARLLRDLGVDRVIDYKEESIKNVLKKEFPKGVDIVYESVGGDMFDVCFNALAVYGRMVVIGMISQYQGEDGWKPRNYTGLCEKLLAKSQTLAGFFLTQYAHLWQQHLDSLVHLFSLGKLKVTVDPKSFVGVQSVADAVEYLHSGKSVGKVVVCIDPSFSQQTAKL is encoded by the exons ATGGAGCTAAAGCCTGGCCTTTCTGCTTTTGTCACTGGTGGTGCCTCTGGAAttg GTAAAGCACTTTGCATTGCTCTTGCTGAAAAGGGTATATTTGTTACGGTTGTTGATTATTCAGAGAAGGGGAAGGAAGTTGCATTGCttttacaaaaagaaaatctCAAGCTTCATTCGGGATCAAAATTCCCATCTGCTATCTTTGTGAAATGTGATGTCAGTAACAAGG GAGAAGTGGCTGCTGCATTTGAAAAGCACCTGGAAACATACGGGGGTTTGGATATCTGTATTAATTGTGCGGGTATTGTAACTTCCGTGCCATTCCAACAAGACCAAACTGATGGTACACGCTCTTGGAGACATGCCATTAACGTGAATCTTGTAGCTGTTATCGATTGCACCCACAGGGCG ATCAAAATTATGGAAGCTGCAAAGAAACCTGGTGTGGTGATAAATTTGGGTTCGGCATCTGGACTATATCCAATGATCACTGACCCTATCTATTCTTCCTCCAAAG GGGGTGTGGTTATGTTTACCAGATCACTTGCTCCCTACAAGAAAAAAGGCATCCGTATCAATGTGCTTTGCCCTGAG TTTGTTCGAACTGACATGGGAGAATTAGTGGATATGCGATACATTGACATAATGGGAGGTTTTGTTCCCATTGATACCATCATTAAAG GCACATTTGAGCTTATAACTGATGAGAGTAAAGCAGGCGCGTGTTTATGGATTACTAATCGACGGGGTTTGGAATACTGGCCAACTCCAAATGAAGAAGCAAAATACTTGTTGCCTTCTTCAAAAATGAGGAAAAGATTTGCATCAGTGACTCCTACGACGGTTCATATCCCTCAGAGCTTTGAGAAAGT AATTGTTCATACCCTGAGCAACAATTTCCGTGGTGCTACAAGTGTAGTCCGTGCACCATTAAGTTTACCAATCAAATCAGATCATGTGTtgttaaaaatcatatatgctGGAGTCAATGCAAGTGAT GTAAATTTTAGTTCTGGTAGTTACTTTAGTGGAAGCAAACAGGAAATCAGCTCTCGACTTCCATTTAATGCTGGATTTGAG GGTGTAGGATTAATTGCTGCAGTGGGTGATGGGGTTAAAAATCTAAAAGTTGGCACTCCTGCAGCAATTATGACTTTTGGAGCTTATGCTGAATTTGCCATG GTACCCTCTAAACACATTCTTCCGGTTGTGAGACCTGACCCTGAAGTTGTTGCCATGCTTACTTCTGGCCTTACAGCATCGATTTCTCTAGAAAAG GCAGCTCAAATGGAGTCAGGAAAGACTGTTCTTGTCACTGCTGCTGCGGGAGGGACAGGGCAATTTGCAGTTCAG CTTGCAAAGTTAGCTGGAAACAAAGTGGTGGCAACTTGCGGAGGTAAAGATAAGGCCAGGCTTCTAAGAGATTTGGGAGTTGATCGTGTCATCGACTATAAAGAAGAATctataaaaaat GTTCTTAAGAAGGAATTCCCAAAAGGTGTTGATATTGTTTATGAGTCTGTTGGAGGCGATATGTTTGATGTGTGTTTCAACGCATTAGCAGTTTATGGACGAATGGTTGTCATTGGAATGATCTCTCAG TATCAGGGAGAGGATGGATGGAAACCACGAAACTACACAGGACTATGCGAGAAACTCCTAGCAAAAAGCCAAACTTTG GCTGGATTTTTTCTCACCCAATATGCTCATCTGTGGCAACAACATCTGGATAGTCTGGTTCATCTTTTTTCCTTGGGAAAACTAAAG GTTACAGTAGACCCTAAAAGCTTTGTGGGAGTTCAATCTGTGGCTGATGCAGTTGAATATCTCCATTCTGGTAAAAGCGTTGGCAAG GTGGTTGTTTGCATCGACCCGAGTTTCAGTCAACAAACGGCCAAGCTTTAA